The region TCACCTGAAACTGATGGTGAAAGAACAAATAATGGAATTCAATAGGTTGCTTGCAGAACAGGTGAAGATGACCCATGAATCTCCGAGTACAATTCCTTCTCTACCTATGAATAATGGGTATCATATTCATGGATGTAGTCATTTTACAAGGTTGCTATTTGgaaatattgatttttttttttttgaaaactaccCTTGAACATCTCAACTCTTTTCTGCTTTAAGATTTTGAATCTCTCCCATAGGTTTAGGATGGTGGATTACTGTTCTCAATTGGAGTGGACAGTTTCTGTTCCTGCTGAAAAATGTCCAagttgattttcttttaaatagaTGAATACTAAACATATCCAAGATGTCCATTATGTATATacttttttgcttatttttgctGCTAGATGTGTTCTATCTAAAATCTGGATTTAAGTAGCTAGTCTCCCACTAATGTTTAAATTATTCCCGCCTTACTACAGTTCATCAAAATTTGGCATGCTGTGCTGTAGAAAATGTTGGATATGCTCCAAGACCTGAGCGCATGCATGGGTCAATTCCTACCAGTTTACCCAATGCTCTCAGTAATTGCAGCTCAGCAGTTCTTTCTTGCATGCAAACAACGGACGATATTTCTGCTCAAAGCAGGAAGATTGATGTTGCTCCAAATACTTTGTTGGCCCAATCCTCAAATATGGGGATGAGACGAACAATGGACGGGAAGATTATCAAGACAGAACCGAACTATGCTAACAATTCTCATTTCACTTTTGGTGCTCATAGCAGTTTCTTGGAGTCACGTTCTGCACTGGGCGATCCGTCTTTTCCGTCATTTACTAGTGTGGAATCGAATTCACAGCTTCTCAACAGACCTCTTCTGGATGCCGAAACCACTTCATTTGGATTTTTAGAGGAAATTCCTCAAAATTTTGGTCTGTCAGACTTGTCAACTGACTTTAATAGTTCTGGTACATCTACTTCTCCCCTGCTCTTTGAAACTTTTCCAATCACTTTTTGGACTTTTTGTTTCTGTTTGCCAACTTCTGGGTCTATTCATCTTGATCTCGTTCCACCATGTTCAGATATACTCGAGAGCTACTCTAGGCCTCCCTTTCTAGCAGCAGACACAGGCAACTTCCTTCATCCAAATGATAGGGGACAACATCAAGGTCAGACTGCCGGtattatatttattgtttttaattttgtaattaatGCTATATGTCTTGTTTTCAGGAGGCAGAGAGAGGTTAACCACTGCATCTGACAGCTTGCAGTATGAAGGTTTTGCTGGGGATTGATTCTATTGGTAGTTTGGTATCCTCTTTTCATCTCTTCGAATTCATTCATTAAATTTACTTTTGGATCTCAGCCTGCATGAAAGCCTCACTGATCTGTTGTATGATACCCTTGCTATCCAGTGGGGATTGCATACACTTCTGTTTCCTGAAGAATGAATAGCTGAGCGTTATCATTTCTCCTCTTACAGTTTAGTTCTGTTGGTGTAACCGTATGGGAAGAGAATGTGTTCAGTCTTGAAATATTGATACTTCGTATTTaaagtttcattttctttaatatttggTTCTTTTTAGGGGGTGGGTGCgtgggttggtttggtttgttAGTAAATTAGTCTAAATTGAAGATAAAAAGTAACTAATATCTAACTTAGGAAATAACGGTTTTTCTAGGAAAATCATCTGCAAGCCTTCACACACTCAAAAATCAGGTAGAAAGTAGACGTCATAGGAATCTACTATAGCTAAATTATACAAACAACCATGTAATCATCCACGACCCTAATGTCCAATACGCTAGCGTTGCTTCCATGGAATATCCATTTtccccctaatttttttttttttttttggttctgtaCAAGTTTTATAGAGAGGAGCTATGGACAGAACTGTGAAAAAGAAgccaaataagaaaaaaattatggggtataatgtttttttttttaatcaagtaaaaGTATTTCATTCATAAACAAGGCCATAACCGGCCGTGTACAAGTGGTATACCAAAAGGTAAAGACTCTACAAAACCATATGATTATCTACAAAATCCACCCAATCGTCTATACAACAGGGGACTCTCTGAGTGCACCTCAACTGGTAGAAGCTCAGGCTACTCCTCAACTGGTAGAAGCTTGACTCTACTTCGAAAGCTctcctatttctctctctctccaagGGGTATAACAGttatctcatctaaaagcttaatcTGTTAAGAGTGATCAAACTTTTATTTAACTTAATTATGTTTTCACATGCCCCTTCACATGCGGGCCTAGTTCTTTTATGTGGGCCTAACACGTGAAAATTCTTTTGATAATGGGTGGCGGTGAGACTCGAAATCAGGACCTCTGCCTGCCCCGATATCATGTTGCAGcgtgtgaccatctcatctaaaagctcgGTCATAAGGTTTTAGATGAGATGGGCACACGCTTCAACATTTGTAAACATCGGATTTTTAAGTGATAAAACAAGAAGGTTGAAGTAACTTACATGTAATGAATGACTAAAATTAGGCTGCAAAAGCCACAAATATAAAGAACACTACCTATGTTACATGATACTAACAGAATTAGGTCGGTCTGAACAGAATCTTCATTACATTCATAGATGATTAAAGAGATCCCTTAGAATTTTCTTTTGGGGTTGTCtgattttctccttttttttttttggttgtgtgAGAGGGAGGGAGTGGAGATACTACTTCAGCAGGACTTTCTAGGATTCTCTGATATTTCAATAATGTGCGACTTCTCTATAATTTTGACTGTTCTTTATGTTGTTGCTGCAGATCCAGTCTTACACGTTCAGGACAATAAGCATTGTGAATGCATCTGAAGTAGTTCAGGATTATATACTTTCTGGTGTTGGTTGAGATTTTCAGAGATTTTCGTTCAAAATGATTAGTTTCATGAGAAATGTTGTACAAAGGTGAATGTGATTTAGCAGGTTGAACTTTAGCAAGTGATAATGTAGTATAGATATCATCAAATTGCCCATTACAGTCTTAGTTATGACTTGATTATGAGGTTTTTGCTTTCATTGTTTGATGATGAAGGTAATGTATAGTAATAAAGCGCACTTATTACATTCtcttatttgcttcttatgatgagaatgaagtttGGTCGTTGTATTGTCTGGAATCCATCAGTCAGTGGCCTATTAAATGTTCCCAAAACAAAATTTAACGACTACGAAGAAAACTGATGTGAATAAATTGTTTCCTGGCTCAGGTAAAATTGAGTTATCTGTAGGGTTGacagttaattttttttggttgaatttaATTATGAAGTCAGTAGTCATCAGGTAATGTCACGTTAGAAGTAGATGATCCTTCTGCGTTGTCTATATATCGGGGGGATACTATGTGTAAATTTTCAATGTGAGAATAGATGTCTGTACCTTTTTAATATGAGATTAGGTGCTCTTTGGTCTGTTTTGGATTGTGTAATTTGACATTCACTAATGTTTGATGGTACCTCTGCCTGTTTACTCTCCTATCCGAGAAAACTACCCAACAAAATCACACCTTGATACTTCATGATCAAGAATTGAGCTTTTCGGGTTTCACAGTTGTCGAGTCAAGAATCATGTATCTTTCTTTGTTTAACATCTACAAGTTACTTGATCAAGTATCACAATGTAGAGATCATACGATATTATGAACAATCACTGTTCAGAATAGTTGGAAATATTCAGACATGAATGCAAAGGAATGTCAAATTACAATGTAGACAACTGATATGAGAAGTTATACAAATAgccaaaaacaacaaaaacatatgCATGGCACTAGGCCAACACTGCCTTCAAAGATGGTGGTCTACATCAATATTCTTCACCGTCTTCCTCGTCATCAACTCCTTCAGCACCAACTTCCTCGTAATCTTTTTCAAGTGCAGCTAAATCTTCACGGGCCTCTGAAAACTCTCCCTCTTCCATGCCTTCTCCAACATACCAGTGGACAAATGCCCTCTTAGCATACATGAGATCAAATTTGTGGTCAATGCGTGAGAACACCTCAGCAACTGCAGTATTGTTACTGATCATGCAAACAGCTCGTTGCACCTTGGCAAGATCACCCCCAGGTACTACTGTTGGAGGCTGATAGTTTATTCCACATTTAAAACCAGTTGGGCACCTGCTCAAAAtcccaaaaccaaaaaatttaTGATCTGGTGTCATCCACATTAGAAAGTGTTATGTAGTTTGTTCAATTAAGAAAGGCGCATGCTTGCAACTAGTGCAAAATACTTACCAGTCAACAAACTGAACCGTCCTCTTCGTTTTAATAGTAGCCACAGCAGCATTGACATCCTTGGGAACAACATCTCCACGGTACATCAGGCAGCAAGCCATATATTTTCCATGCCTTGGGTCACATTTAGCCATCATGCTTGAGGGCTCAAAAACTGCATTTGTTATCTCAGGTACAGATAATTGCTCATGGTATGCCTTTTCAGCCGAGATCACAGGGGCATATGATGAAAGCATAAAATGGATGCGCGGATATGGTACCAGGTTTGTCTGGAATTCAGTAATGTC is a window of Lycium ferocissimum isolate CSIRO_LF1 chromosome 12, AGI_CSIRO_Lferr_CH_V1, whole genome shotgun sequence DNA encoding:
- the LOC132040371 gene encoding uncharacterized protein LOC132040371 isoform X2 — its product is MSSGDGRIASSEDIEMVQNRVELCLRHYMSRKEAVNTLFIQDKIEPRLTALVWQKLEEENQEFFQAYHLKLMVKEQIMEFNRLLAEQVKMTHESPKNVGYAPRPERMHGSIPTSLPNALSNCSSAVLSCMQTTDDISAQSRKIDVAPNTLLAQSSNMGMRRTMDGKIIKTEPNYANNSHFTFGAHSSFLESRSALGDPSFPSFTSVESNSQLLNRPLLDAETTSFGFLEEIPQNFGLSDLSTDFNSSDILESYSRPPFLAADTGNFLHPNDRGQHQGGRERLTTASDSLQYEGFAGD
- the LOC132040371 gene encoding uncharacterized protein LOC132040371 isoform X3, producing the protein MSSGDGRIASSEDIEMVQNRVELCLRHYMSRKEAVNTLFIQDKIEPRLTALVWQKLEEENQEFFQAYHLKLMVKEQIMEFNRLLAEQVKMTHESPSTIPSLPMNNGYHIHGCSHFTSSAVLSCMQTTDDISAQSRKIDVAPNTLLAQSSNMGMRRTMDGKIIKTEPNYANNSHFTFGAHSSFLESRSALGDPSFPSFTSVESNSQLLNRPLLDAETTSFGFLEEIPQNFGLSDLSTDFNSSDILESYSRPPFLAADTGNFLHPNDRGQHQGGRERLTTASDSLQYEGFAGD
- the LOC132040371 gene encoding uncharacterized protein LOC132040371 isoform X1 is translated as MSSGDGRIASSEDIEMVQNRVELCLRHYMSRKEAVNTLFIQDKIEPRLTALVWQKLEEENQEFFQAYHLKLMVKEQIMEFNRLLAEQVKMTHESPIHQNLACCAVENVGYAPRPERMHGSIPTSLPNALSNCSSAVLSCMQTTDDISAQSRKIDVAPNTLLAQSSNMGMRRTMDGKIIKTEPNYANNSHFTFGAHSSFLESRSALGDPSFPSFTSVESNSQLLNRPLLDAETTSFGFLEEIPQNFGLSDLSTDFNSSDILESYSRPPFLAADTGNFLHPNDRGQHQGGRERLTTASDSLQYEGFAGD